One Solanum lycopersicum chromosome 4, SLM_r2.1 DNA window includes the following coding sequences:
- the LOC101266215 gene encoding blue copper protein, with the protein MGKLLAVTFLFMCCFVPSLAKVYTVGDSSGWGLGVDYTTWASGITLNVGDSLVFNYPSGHTVDEVSSSDYSSCTTGNSITSDSSGATTIPLKTAGTHYFICGVMGHCSGGMKLAVTVAAAGGSGGGATTPSTGTTTPKTGTTAPKTETTNTTHPSASVTLSPFIPLLISGVVAIFSYFVTI; encoded by the exons atgggaaaaCTTTTGGCTGTGACTTTTTTGTTCATGTGTTGTTTTGTTCCAAGTTTGGCCAAAGTTTATACTGTTGGAGACTCATCTGGATGGGGACTTGGTGTGGATTATACCACTTGGGCTAGTGGAATCACTCTTAATGTTGGTGATTCACTTG ttttCAACTATCCAAGTGGTCACACGGTTGATGAAGTAAGTTCTAGTGACTACTCTTCATGCACTACCGGTAATTCCATAACGTCCGACAGTAGCGGCGCCACCACTATCCCTCTCAAGACCGCCGGCACTCATTACTTCATTTGCGGCGTAATGGGACACTGCAGCGGCGGCATGAAGCTAGCCGTCACCGTGGCAGCAGCCGGAGGAAGTGGTGGTGGTGCTACCACACCATCAACCGGCACCACCACACCAAAAACCGGGACCACCGCTCCTAAGACTGAAACTACTAATACCACACATCCATCTGCATCAGTAACTTTGTCACCATTTATTCCTTTGTTAATTTCCGGTGTGGTTgcaatatttagttattttgtcACTATTTAA